A window from Planococcus maritimus encodes these proteins:
- the dxr gene encoding 1-deoxy-D-xylulose-5-phosphate reductoisomerase codes for MKKIILLGATGSIGVQTADIIREHPEEFSLVGLSAGKNMEVTRKLIQEFRPEIVCVQLAEDAKQLQQEFTGIQFVHGSHGLIEASTYDADVLVNAVIGSVGLEPTLEAIKLGRTIAIANKETLVTAGHLVMQSAKRYGADILPVDSEHSALFQALNGEKIEQASRLILTASGGSFRDKTREELADVTVEDALNHPNWSMGSKITIDSATMLNKGLEVIEAHVLFDFAYDDIDVLLHRESIIHSLVEFQDTSVMAQLGTPDMRVPIQYALSYPDRLPRPSAKRLDLAEIAQLNFRAMDYERFRALKLAFDAGREGGTMTTVLNAANEQAVAMFLNRQIGFLQIEEFIERAMLAHKTIASPDLETILAADSETRKTVENMLK; via the coding sequence ATGAAAAAAATCATATTGCTTGGGGCGACCGGATCAATCGGCGTCCAGACAGCGGATATCATCCGGGAACATCCCGAAGAATTTTCGCTTGTCGGTTTATCAGCTGGTAAAAACATGGAAGTTACTCGAAAACTGATACAGGAATTTCGTCCGGAAATCGTTTGTGTTCAGCTCGCTGAAGATGCAAAGCAGTTGCAACAGGAATTTACGGGCATTCAATTCGTTCATGGCAGCCATGGCCTAATTGAAGCTTCGACCTATGATGCGGATGTTTTGGTCAATGCAGTGATCGGCAGTGTCGGACTTGAGCCGACTTTGGAAGCGATTAAACTGGGCCGCACGATCGCCATTGCCAATAAAGAAACGCTCGTGACAGCTGGCCACCTCGTCATGCAAAGTGCGAAACGATACGGTGCAGACATCTTGCCGGTAGATAGTGAACATTCGGCTTTGTTCCAAGCACTTAACGGTGAAAAAATCGAACAGGCGAGTCGTCTGATTTTGACCGCTTCTGGCGGAAGCTTCCGTGACAAGACACGCGAAGAGCTCGCCGACGTCACAGTGGAAGACGCGCTCAATCATCCGAACTGGTCTATGGGGTCCAAGATCACGATTGACTCTGCGACGATGCTGAATAAAGGGCTCGAGGTCATTGAAGCGCATGTATTGTTCGATTTTGCTTATGACGATATCGATGTCTTGCTGCACAGAGAAAGCATTATCCATTCGTTGGTCGAGTTCCAAGACACGAGTGTCATGGCACAACTCGGCACGCCGGATATGAGAGTGCCGATCCAATACGCCCTTTCTTATCCGGACCGACTGCCGCGCCCGTCTGCTAAACGATTAGATCTCGCGGAAATCGCCCAATTGAATTTTCGGGCGATGGATTACGAACGCTTTCGTGCGTTGAAGCTGGCATTTGACGCCGGCCGTGAAGGCGGCACAATGACAACTGTCTTGAATGCTGCTAATGAACAGGCAGTAGCAATGTTCTTAAACCGCCAAATCGGCTTTTTGCAAATAGAGGAATTCATTGAACGGGCGATGCTGGCGCATAAAACGATCGCATCTCCCGATTTGGAGACGATCTTGGCTGCAGATTCTGAAACGAGAAAAACTGTAGAAAACATGCTAAAATAG
- the pyrH gene encoding UMP kinase encodes MSVPKYKRIVLKLSGEAMAGGQGFGLSPEIIKSVAAQVKEIVDLGVEVAVVVGGGNIWRGKVGSEMGMDRATADYMGMLATVMNSLALQDSLEKQDVETRVLSSIEMRQVAEPYIRRRAIRHLEKKRVVIFSAGTGNPYFSTDTTAALRAAEIEADVILMAKNNVDGVYSADPKTDVEAVKYDELSYFEVIQQGLQVMDSTASTLCMDNDIPLVVFSIMEKGNIKRAVLGEKIGTVVRRTL; translated from the coding sequence ATGAGTGTTCCAAAATACAAACGCATTGTACTGAAATTAAGTGGAGAAGCGATGGCAGGCGGACAAGGTTTCGGTCTTTCCCCTGAAATCATCAAATCTGTCGCTGCGCAAGTGAAAGAAATCGTAGACCTTGGGGTTGAAGTAGCTGTAGTGGTCGGCGGTGGGAATATCTGGCGTGGTAAAGTCGGATCTGAAATGGGCATGGACCGTGCAACGGCAGATTATATGGGCATGCTTGCAACCGTCATGAACTCACTAGCCTTGCAAGATTCTTTAGAGAAACAAGACGTGGAAACACGCGTATTGTCTTCTATTGAAATGCGCCAAGTTGCTGAGCCGTATATCCGCAGAAGAGCGATTCGCCACCTCGAGAAAAAACGTGTGGTTATTTTCTCTGCCGGAACTGGAAATCCTTACTTCTCGACAGATACGACGGCTGCCTTGCGTGCGGCAGAGATCGAGGCTGATGTCATCTTGATGGCGAAAAACAATGTGGACGGCGTTTATTCCGCTGATCCGAAAACCGATGTTGAAGCAGTCAAATACGATGAACTATCGTATTTTGAAGTCATTCAACAAGGACTTCAAGTGATGGACTCGACAGCTTCCACATTATGTATGGACAATGATATTCCACTCGTAGTATTCTCTATAATGGAAAAAGGAAACATAAAACGAGCTGTTCTGGGTGAAAAGATCGGGACAGTTGTGAGGAGAACATTATAA
- a CDS encoding phosphatidate cytidylyltransferase — MKQRIITGAIAAALFIPFVIIGGIPFILLVYVLATIGFQELLKMKGRSLMSVPGLISLVALYAFMLPGDWSQEVYEWTGYLKVEFVFMAVILLLIHTVVVKNSFTFDDAAFAILGTLYVGLGFYYLIETRESGLAVLVFALLVVWFTDSGAYFTGRKIGKRKLWPEISPNKTIEGFVGGIIWAIGIGLIFSYFAGMEQSLVLVAVVAIVASIFGQLGDLVESALKRHFNVKDSGKMLPGHGGILDRFDSILFVMPLLHFLHFI, encoded by the coding sequence TTGAAGCAACGCATTATTACAGGAGCTATAGCAGCTGCTTTATTCATTCCGTTTGTCATCATCGGCGGAATTCCGTTTATTCTTTTGGTATATGTCCTTGCAACAATCGGTTTTCAAGAATTACTTAAAATGAAAGGCCGGAGCCTCATGAGTGTGCCCGGCCTTATTTCTCTGGTCGCTCTATATGCCTTTATGCTGCCGGGTGACTGGTCTCAGGAAGTATACGAATGGACCGGCTATTTAAAAGTGGAATTTGTCTTTATGGCAGTTATTTTGTTGCTCATACATACAGTTGTTGTTAAAAACAGTTTTACATTTGATGACGCTGCGTTCGCCATCCTGGGTACCCTTTATGTGGGCTTAGGGTTTTATTACTTAATCGAAACTCGGGAATCGGGGCTTGCTGTGCTGGTTTTTGCGCTGCTGGTCGTTTGGTTCACCGATTCCGGCGCTTATTTTACCGGCCGCAAAATCGGCAAACGCAAGCTATGGCCTGAAATTTCGCCGAACAAGACCATCGAAGGATTTGTCGGAGGCATCATATGGGCTATAGGCATCGGCTTAATCTTCTCCTATTTTGCTGGTATGGAGCAGTCGCTAGTACTCGTTGCCGTTGTGGCGATCGTCGCTTCGATTTTTGGCCAGTTGGGTGATTTGGTGGAATCGGCATTAAAGCGCCATTTCAATGTCAAAGATTCTGGAAAGATGCTGCCGGGGCATGGCGGCATTTTGGACCGATTCGACAGCATTCTGTTTGTTATGCCGCTTTTGCATTTCCTGCATTTTATTTAA
- the tsf gene encoding translation elongation factor Ts — protein sequence MAVTAQMVKELREKTGAGMMDCKKALVQTDGDIDAALDFLREKGLSSASKKADRIAAEGITSILEEGNEAVIYEVNAETDFVAKNEGFQTLVKEIGEHLLATKPATIDEANASTMSNGLSVADHISNAIAKIGEKITLRRFEIRTKADNDAFGPYLHMGGRIGVLVVLEGSADSQAARDIAMHIAALNPKYISRDEVSADEVERERTVLTEQALNEGKPEKIVEKMVEGRLGKYFEDICLLDQAFVKNSDQKVRDFAASVGGSVKEFIRYEVGEGIEKREDNFADEVMSQVNKK from the coding sequence ATGGCAGTTACAGCTCAAATGGTTAAAGAATTGCGCGAAAAAACAGGCGCAGGTATGATGGATTGCAAAAAAGCATTGGTACAAACTGACGGTGATATTGACGCAGCACTAGACTTCCTTCGCGAAAAAGGCTTGTCAAGCGCTTCTAAAAAAGCAGACCGCATCGCAGCTGAAGGGATCACTTCAATCCTTGAAGAAGGAAACGAAGCAGTCATCTATGAAGTTAATGCTGAAACTGATTTCGTTGCGAAAAACGAAGGTTTCCAAACTTTGGTTAAAGAAATCGGCGAGCATTTGCTTGCAACTAAACCGGCAACAATCGATGAAGCGAACGCTTCGACAATGTCTAACGGCTTGTCAGTAGCAGATCACATCTCAAATGCCATCGCTAAAATCGGCGAAAAAATCACATTGCGCCGCTTTGAAATCCGTACAAAAGCAGACAACGATGCTTTCGGCCCTTACTTGCACATGGGCGGACGCATTGGCGTTCTAGTCGTATTGGAAGGCTCTGCTGATTCACAAGCTGCACGCGATATCGCTATGCACATCGCTGCCCTAAACCCGAAATACATTTCACGCGACGAAGTCTCTGCTGACGAAGTAGAGCGCGAGCGTACTGTATTGACTGAGCAAGCATTGAACGAAGGCAAGCCAGAAAAAATCGTTGAAAAAATGGTTGAAGGCCGCCTTGGGAAATACTTTGAAGACATCTGCTTGCTTGACCAAGCATTCGTTAAAAACTCTGACCAGAAAGTCCGCGACTTCGCAGCATCTGTTGGCGGTTCTGTAAAAGAGTTTATCCGTTATGAAGTAGGCGAAGGCATTGAAAAACGCGAAGACAACTTCGCTGACGAAGTTATGAGCCAAGTCAACAAAAAATAA
- a CDS encoding isoprenyl transferase has product MFNKLLKRNIEPVVVEYGERAMAVAGAGVPSHVAIIMDGNGRWAKKRSMPRIAGHHEGMKTVRKITKLASHLGVDVLTLYAFSTENWKRPKMEVDFLMRLPEEFLTSFLPELIEENVRVEMMGYTDNLPAHTLQAIKKAKEATKHNDGLVLNFALNYGSRAEIVDTVKNLAALVKAGELDPSEISEEMITSRLMTSALPEPDLLIRTSGEVRLSNFMLWQLAYTELWFTDTLWPDFGEDCLLEAFEVYQKRNRRFGGLKGEEVN; this is encoded by the coding sequence ATGTTCAATAAACTATTAAAGAGAAATATAGAGCCGGTAGTGGTGGAATACGGTGAGCGTGCAATGGCTGTAGCGGGTGCAGGTGTGCCGTCTCACGTCGCGATCATTATGGACGGCAATGGCCGCTGGGCAAAAAAGCGGTCCATGCCGAGAATCGCCGGACATCACGAAGGCATGAAGACTGTCCGTAAAATCACCAAGCTTGCAAGTCATCTTGGTGTGGATGTATTGACTTTGTATGCCTTTTCGACGGAAAACTGGAAACGTCCGAAAATGGAAGTCGACTTTCTGATGCGTTTACCGGAAGAATTCCTCACCAGCTTTTTGCCGGAACTCATTGAGGAGAATGTTCGCGTGGAAATGATGGGCTATACAGACAATTTACCAGCCCATACGCTTCAAGCGATTAAAAAAGCGAAAGAAGCAACCAAGCATAACGATGGATTGGTGTTAAATTTTGCATTGAATTACGGCAGCCGGGCGGAAATCGTCGATACTGTCAAAAACTTAGCGGCGCTAGTAAAGGCAGGAGAGCTGGATCCATCGGAGATTTCCGAAGAGATGATTACAAGCCGACTGATGACGAGCGCTTTGCCGGAGCCCGATTTATTGATCCGAACGAGCGGGGAGGTTCGTTTGAGCAATTTTATGTTGTGGCAATTGGCCTATACGGAATTATGGTTTACCGATACCTTATGGCCGGATTTTGGTGAAGATTGTTTGCTTGAGGCATTCGAAGTTTATCAGAAACGAAATCGTCGATTTGGTGGCTTGAAGGGGGAAGAAGTAAATTGA
- the codY gene encoding GTP-sensing pleiotropic transcriptional regulator CodY, with amino-acid sequence MNLLGKTRRINSMLQAAAGKPVNFKDMAETLSEVIEANVFVVSRKGKVLGYAVNQQIENDRMKNMLEERQFPVEYTQNLSNVTETSANMDVNSEHTIFPVEERELFKNGLTTIVPIIGGGERLGTLLLGRVNDQFGDDDLILGEYGATVVGMEILREKGDRIEEEARSKAVVQMAISSLSYSELEAIEHIFEELDGNEGLLVASKIADRVGITRSVIVNALRKLESAGVIESRSLGMKGTYIKVLNTKFLAELEQLKMN; translated from the coding sequence ATGAATTTATTGGGAAAAACAAGACGCATTAACTCTATGCTGCAAGCAGCAGCCGGCAAGCCGGTTAACTTTAAGGACATGGCTGAGACATTGAGCGAAGTCATCGAAGCAAATGTCTTCGTTGTCAGCCGCAAAGGGAAGGTTCTTGGTTATGCTGTTAACCAGCAGATCGAAAACGACCGCATGAAGAACATGCTTGAAGAACGCCAGTTCCCGGTCGAATATACACAAAACCTTTCGAACGTTACAGAAACGTCCGCTAATATGGATGTGAACAGTGAGCACACAATCTTCCCTGTAGAAGAGCGCGAACTATTCAAAAACGGTTTGACGACAATCGTTCCAATTATCGGCGGCGGCGAACGCCTTGGCACATTATTGCTTGGCCGCGTCAACGACCAGTTCGGCGATGATGACTTGATCCTTGGCGAATACGGTGCGACAGTTGTCGGCATGGAAATCCTTCGTGAAAAAGGCGACCGCATCGAAGAAGAAGCCCGCAGCAAAGCAGTTGTGCAAATGGCGATCAGCTCACTTTCGTACAGCGAACTTGAAGCAATCGAGCATATTTTTGAAGAGCTTGACGGCAACGAAGGCTTGCTTGTTGCTTCTAAAATCGCTGACCGTGTCGGCATTACGCGTTCGGTCATCGTCAACGCACTTCGTAAACTTGAAAGTGCTGGCGTTATCGAATCCCGTTCTCTCGGCATGAAAGGGACGTATATCAAAGTATTGAATACGAAATTCCTTGCTGAGCTCGAACAATTGAAAATGAATTAA
- a CDS encoding proline--tRNA ligase — MRQTLSFIPTLRETPADAEVKSHQLLLRAGFIRQNTSGIYSFLPLGKRVLHKVEKIIREEMEAINSVEVFMPALQQAELWQETGRWYSYGDELMRLKDRNDREFALGATHEEIITSLLRDEIKSYKKLPLTLYQIQSKFRDEKRPRFGLLRGREFLMKDAYSFHATTDSLDQTYDDMMQAYSNIFSRLGLNFRAVIADSGAIGGKDNHEFMVLSEIGEDTIAYSDSSPYAANIEMAAVQMDYPVSDESALPVEKVETPDQKTISQVAEFLETTPENCIKTLVFKADDELIVVLSRGDHEVNDVKAKHISGAKLIELATPEEVRELLSCDIGSIGPVGLPADVRVFADNAVQSIVNGVTGANEDGVHLKNVTPGEDFTVEAYGDLRFVKEGDPSPDGKGTIQFARGIEVGHIFKLGTTYSEPMKATFLNDQGKAMPYIMGCYGIGVSRIVAAVAEEFQDDSGFTWPSAVAPYEIHVVPVNVKDDVQRETGEEIYEQLKAQGFEVLLDDRKERAGVKFADADLIGLPLRITVGKRAAEGILEVKIRETNETVEWHKNEVLDKVREFFKK, encoded by the coding sequence ATGAGACAAACATTAAGTTTTATCCCAACATTAAGAGAGACTCCGGCTGATGCGGAAGTAAAGTCGCATCAATTATTGCTGCGCGCAGGATTTATCCGCCAAAACACGAGTGGAATTTATTCGTTTCTTCCGCTCGGCAAACGCGTTTTGCACAAAGTCGAAAAAATCATTCGTGAGGAAATGGAAGCGATCAATAGCGTCGAAGTATTCATGCCAGCTTTGCAGCAAGCTGAACTTTGGCAGGAGACGGGGCGTTGGTACTCTTATGGCGATGAATTGATGCGCTTAAAAGACCGTAACGACCGCGAGTTTGCACTTGGGGCGACACATGAGGAAATCATCACGAGCCTATTGCGTGATGAAATCAAATCCTATAAAAAACTGCCGCTGACTTTGTATCAAATCCAGTCGAAGTTCCGCGATGAAAAACGTCCACGCTTCGGCTTGTTGCGCGGACGCGAGTTCCTTATGAAAGACGCCTATTCTTTCCATGCAACGACGGATAGCCTCGATCAAACTTACGACGATATGATGCAAGCCTACAGCAATATTTTCAGCCGCCTTGGATTGAATTTCCGCGCTGTCATTGCGGATTCGGGAGCAATCGGCGGCAAAGACAATCACGAATTCATGGTACTGTCGGAAATCGGTGAAGATACAATCGCCTATTCGGACAGCTCACCATATGCTGCCAATATCGAAATGGCGGCAGTTCAAATGGATTACCCAGTATCCGACGAATCGGCTCTTCCAGTCGAAAAAGTGGAGACGCCTGACCAAAAGACTATTTCACAAGTGGCGGAATTTCTTGAGACGACGCCTGAAAACTGCATCAAAACCTTAGTGTTCAAAGCGGACGATGAGTTAATCGTCGTATTGTCTCGCGGCGACCACGAAGTGAACGATGTAAAAGCCAAGCACATTTCAGGTGCTAAGTTGATCGAATTGGCGACGCCTGAAGAAGTGCGCGAATTGCTGTCTTGCGATATCGGTTCCATTGGGCCTGTGGGCTTGCCGGCAGATGTCCGCGTATTCGCAGACAATGCTGTTCAATCAATCGTCAACGGTGTAACGGGTGCCAATGAAGACGGCGTCCATTTGAAAAATGTCACACCAGGTGAAGATTTTACCGTAGAAGCTTATGGAGACTTGCGCTTTGTAAAAGAAGGAGATCCGTCGCCAGATGGCAAAGGCACCATTCAATTTGCCAGAGGCATTGAAGTCGGGCATATCTTCAAATTGGGCACGACATACAGTGAACCGATGAAAGCAACGTTCCTCAATGACCAGGGCAAAGCGATGCCTTATATCATGGGTTGCTACGGAATCGGCGTTTCACGTATCGTCGCGGCTGTCGCTGAAGAGTTCCAGGACGATTCTGGATTTACTTGGCCAAGTGCGGTGGCGCCGTATGAAATCCACGTCGTGCCGGTCAACGTCAAAGACGATGTCCAGCGTGAAACGGGTGAAGAAATTTATGAACAATTGAAAGCACAAGGATTCGAGGTGCTGCTCGATGACCGCAAAGAGCGTGCTGGGGTAAAATTCGCAGATGCCGATTTGATCGGCTTGCCGCTTCGCATCACGGTTGGCAAACGGGCCGCAGAGGGAATTTTGGAAGTGAAAATCCGTGAAACCAATGAAACCGTCGAATGGCATAAAAATGAAGTGCTCGACAAGGTACGCGAATTCTTTAAGAAATAA
- the rpsB gene encoding 30S ribosomal protein S2 yields MAVISMKQLLEAGVHFGHQTRRWNPKMKKYIFVERNGIYIIDLQKTVRKLEEAYNFMKQVGEEGGKVLFVGTKKQAQDAIKEEAERSGNYYINQRWLGGTLTNFGTIQKRVNRMKQIERMEEDGTFDVLPKKEVVQLKKQHERLEKFLGGIRDMNGLPDVMFVVDPRKERIAVAEAMKLNIPIVGIVDTNCDPDEIDYVIPANDDAIRAVKLLTGKMADALLESKPEEDEEVSAESAE; encoded by the coding sequence ATGGCAGTAATCTCAATGAAACAATTGCTTGAAGCTGGTGTTCACTTTGGCCACCAAACTCGCCGCTGGAACCCGAAAATGAAGAAATACATCTTCGTGGAACGTAACGGCATCTACATCATCGACCTTCAGAAAACGGTCCGTAAACTTGAGGAAGCTTATAACTTCATGAAACAAGTGGGCGAAGAAGGCGGTAAAGTTTTGTTCGTAGGAACAAAAAAACAAGCACAGGACGCTATCAAAGAAGAAGCAGAACGTTCTGGCAACTACTACATCAACCAACGCTGGTTGGGTGGTACTTTGACAAACTTCGGCACGATCCAAAAACGTGTTAACCGCATGAAACAGATCGAGCGTATGGAAGAAGACGGCACTTTCGATGTCCTTCCGAAAAAAGAAGTAGTCCAATTGAAAAAACAACACGAACGCTTGGAGAAATTCCTAGGCGGTATCCGTGACATGAACGGTCTTCCGGATGTAATGTTCGTTGTAGACCCTCGTAAAGAACGCATTGCAGTAGCAGAAGCTATGAAATTGAACATTCCAATCGTTGGTATCGTTGATACAAACTGCGATCCGGACGAAATCGATTACGTAATCCCTGCAAACGACGATGCAATCCGTGCGGTCAAACTATTGACTGGCAAAATGGCAGACGCTCTTCTTGAGTCTAAGCCAGAAGAAGACGAAGAAGTATCAGCAGAATCTGCTGAGTAA
- the frr gene encoding ribosome recycling factor encodes MPKTIMNDTKTKMSNAIQAFSRDLASIRAGRATPSLLDKITVEYYGAPTPINQVAGISVPEARLIMIQPYDKTVLPEIEKAIMKSDLGLSPSNDGNVIRLAIPALTEERRKDLVKQVKKEAEEAKVGIRNIRRDANDELKKLEKKSEITVDDLRGYSDDVQDMTNTHIAKIDDMTKDKETEIMAV; translated from the coding sequence ATGCCAAAAACAATCATGAACGACACGAAAACAAAAATGAGCAATGCCATTCAAGCTTTTTCGCGTGATTTGGCTTCTATCCGAGCGGGGCGTGCAACCCCATCATTGCTCGACAAAATTACAGTCGAGTATTATGGTGCTCCAACACCGATCAACCAAGTAGCGGGTATTTCCGTACCGGAAGCGCGCTTGATCATGATCCAGCCTTACGACAAAACAGTATTGCCTGAAATCGAAAAAGCAATCATGAAATCAGATCTTGGGCTCAGCCCTTCAAATGACGGCAATGTTATCCGTCTTGCGATCCCGGCTCTTACAGAAGAGCGCCGCAAAGATTTGGTTAAACAAGTGAAAAAAGAAGCGGAAGAGGCGAAAGTGGGTATCCGCAACATTCGCCGCGATGCTAATGACGAGTTGAAAAAGTTAGAGAAAAAGAGCGAAATCACAGTTGATGATTTGCGCGGCTACTCGGACGATGTGCAAGATATGACGAATACGCATATCGCTAAGATCGACGACATGACTAAAGACAAAGAAACTGAAATCATGGCAGTTTAA
- the rseP gene encoding RIP metalloprotease RseP: METVLAFIIIFGALVFFHELGHFLFAKRAGILVREFAIGMGPKILAITRGETLYTIRLLPIGGYVRMAGEEMDAIHLQAGHRIGLLLDEQGQAKKIILNQKHVYPDILFLEVEQADLEKDLFIKGYDEDEQLMNIKVARNAVVEENGRETILAPYDRTFDAKNLPNRFMTIFAGPFFNFILAFFIFTAIGMMQGVPTFEPVISEVTEDSPAEQAGMQDGDLVTEIEGQSISTWDELVESVQGSAGTALDFQVERGGESLSFTITPELSDQTAEEVGVIGVLYQSPVEKDFFGSFAYGAEQTVFWFKEIFRLLGMLVTGQFTIDALSGPVGIYKTTEEVAQYGIFTLMSWAGMLSINLGIMNLLPLPALDGGRLMFFVVEALRGKPVDKQKEGMVHFVGIMLLMLLMIVVTWNDIQRFFF; the protein is encoded by the coding sequence ATGGAGACAGTATTAGCGTTCATTATCATTTTCGGCGCCTTAGTGTTTTTCCACGAACTGGGCCATTTCTTGTTCGCTAAGCGGGCTGGGATTCTCGTTCGTGAATTCGCTATCGGGATGGGCCCAAAGATTTTGGCCATCACACGAGGCGAGACGCTGTATACGATCAGATTGCTTCCGATCGGTGGTTACGTCCGCATGGCGGGCGAAGAAATGGATGCTATTCATTTGCAAGCAGGCCACCGCATCGGATTGCTACTTGACGAACAGGGACAGGCAAAGAAAATCATACTCAATCAAAAGCATGTCTATCCCGATATTTTGTTCCTAGAAGTGGAACAAGCAGATCTTGAAAAAGACCTTTTTATCAAAGGGTATGACGAAGATGAACAATTGATGAATATTAAAGTTGCTCGCAATGCCGTAGTGGAAGAAAACGGCCGTGAAACGATCTTGGCGCCTTACGATCGCACATTTGATGCGAAAAATTTGCCGAATCGTTTCATGACGATTTTTGCAGGTCCGTTTTTCAACTTTATCCTGGCATTTTTCATCTTTACCGCGATCGGCATGATGCAAGGCGTGCCAACGTTCGAACCAGTCATTTCGGAAGTTACAGAAGACAGTCCTGCTGAACAGGCAGGCATGCAGGACGGCGATTTGGTGACAGAAATTGAAGGCCAATCGATCAGCACATGGGATGAACTCGTAGAATCCGTGCAAGGCAGTGCCGGAACAGCGCTTGATTTCCAAGTAGAGCGCGGCGGCGAATCGCTAAGTTTCACGATCACCCCAGAATTGTCTGATCAAACGGCAGAAGAAGTCGGCGTCATCGGCGTGCTGTACCAAAGTCCTGTAGAAAAAGACTTTTTCGGTTCATTTGCTTACGGCGCGGAACAAACGGTTTTTTGGTTCAAGGAAATTTTCCGTTTGCTCGGCATGCTCGTGACTGGACAGTTCACAATTGATGCCTTGTCAGGGCCTGTAGGCATTTATAAAACGACTGAAGAAGTCGCACAGTACGGTATCTTTACGCTTATGAGCTGGGCTGGCATGCTCAGCATCAACTTGGGGATCATGAACTTATTGCCGCTTCCTGCTCTTGACGGTGGCCGCCTCATGTTCTTCGTTGTCGAAGCTTTGCGTGGCAAACCAGTCGACAAGCAAAAAGAAGGAATGGTCCATTTTGTAGGGATCATGCTATTGATGCTGTTGATGATCGTCGTGACCTGGAATGACATCCAGCGATTTTTCTTTTAA